The Pleuronectes platessa chromosome 11, fPlePla1.1, whole genome shotgun sequence DNA segment AGGTCAGCCTCGTTTTACAACTTTAATGCCCTCTAAGCAAAACGCGTCAGTTTCACCAAGACACGGATTCTGTaaataaaagacatttaaacACTGAACGATGCACTTTAAAAGTTCAGTCTGTACAATgtagtgacctctagtggtgaagtgtcctgttgcagctgaataccactaacttcaaccccccccccccccccccttccattcCAAACATGGAAAATAACCTGTGGAAGCTTcaattgtcataaaaactcaaaaggtttagtttgtccatttggggctactgtaaaaaacatggctgccttcGGAGTGAAGACCCGCTCCTGATGGAAATacaaagtatttatatataaaagtcCCATTCTCGGGTAAAAAAAACCAAATCTATCACAGTTAGatgaaaattattatttcatattaaatttctgccaatagaaactttcacctgaatcttacacaccGGAACTTTGtagaaaatgtactttgttactttattttgaaaacaggaTGTTGGAACTCCCAGGTTACGTCGGAGCAGTGCGCTGAACGcggggctgtgattggctgagaggcAGCACGGCGTGACGAGACGCCGGCGCTCCCacaacaggaagaagaagaagaaggagaaaaaggtgaggaagaggaggaagtagaagaagaagtagtagaagaagaagaagaagaagaagaagaagtgtgaCCATGACGCTGGGAGACTGTTGGAAACAACTGAACTGGTTTTATTACCAGTACCTGCTGGTGACCGCCCTCTACATGCTGGAGCCCTGGGAGCGGACGGTGTTCAGTATCCTTCCAGCTCTCTGCTAacaagctaacatgctaacatgctaaccgAGCTGCCATTAGCTTTTCTAACAGGGTCGTTTTCAAACAACGTGAATTCCAGTGAAGACGTTTTACTCATGAATaacagtttgtgtttaattGTGTTTAAACCCCGTGTGCGTTGTGTGTCCGTTGTGTGTCCGCTGTGTGTCGAGAGTGAACCGGTTAAAGTCTGATTAGAGAACAAGCAGATACTCGTAAGGGAAAGTGTTACATGTGAGTTCCGGTCTGTGTGAGAgcgacgtgtgtttgtgtgtttaatgacAAATCCCAGTTCCACACTaactggttccactggttcCACTTTATAGAAACGACTCTTTATCCAGTTGACCCGAGTGGAAACTGAAAAACTCCACGGAAACTTTAGAACTTGATCTTCAGCCAAGTTTACACCATCTTTGTTTACACTTTGTTTTAACAGAGGAACACGTGATCTTCTATTCAACAACACACAGATACTAACACACAACACGTCATTGTTGTTCAATATCCTGTAGAAGTTAAAGATATTCAAAGTTTTTGTTTggatctgtttttgtttaccacAATCAAATCATTGATTACAGAGCCAGGTCAGTGGTGCGCCCCCTAGTGGACTCCTCCAGTTACACACCTAGCCTCGGTGAACAATAACGCAGCCAGTTCTCGACATGTACGCGTCGTCGCACAACAACATTAAAgcccagtccccccccccccactagctgtgattggtctgctggATATTCAGCGTGTGATGTTCATGGAGCTCTGATTCGTGGTGGAGGAAGACGTCATTGTCCCTTTATGGTCCCATGACGTCCTCCTACCGTTGGTGTCCCCTCAGGCTCAGGTGTGGTTGTGTGGATTATTCTCAGGCTGTTGTGTTACCGTCCTCCTCGGGGCTGCGACCCGGCGTCCACACGTCCACCGAACGTCCACCAGTAAAGATTTAGAAAGGAAATGATCCGGAGCTGGAAACAGCCTCACGAGATCTCAGGtgaaagttttattttctgtttgttcactCAGACGTTTCCACGAGTCTCAGGTTCAGAGGCTGCTGCCTGGTTAACGTGAAACATGGACGTGTCCTCTGCTCCTTCAGAGTTTGTCCCTTaacgtctcctcctcagactcCCTGCTCGTCTCGGTGGCCGGCATGGCCGTCTACACCGGCTACGTCTTCATGCCTCAGCACATCATGGCCATCCTGCACTACTTCGAGGTCGTCCAGTGACACGAGGACTCGTCCGTCCACCCGCTGGTCCCCGTCTGTCTCCGGCTTCctgtccgtccatctgtccaccTGCGtgactgcctgtctgtctctcctggatgtgagggggggggagcaacTCTCCTCCTTTCCAAAGCTAATTTAATATCATAGGTCAACTCTGTGGACGTCGTGCTGGACAGGTTGTCCTCCGGGACAGTGTCTCCTTCACTCGCCTGAGATACTCAGATTGTGAACCGGGTTTGGACTCGAGGCCACGGGCGACTGAGCTAAGttttgattcatgtttttttctttttaatccctGGAATCAAGCGCACCTTACAGTTGGGAGGCGACTGGACTCTTATATTTTTATTCCCTCAAGATTTCAGAGTGTTGTTGTCTGAAGAGTTTgattcaggagcaggaaaccagagcagctgattggagaaaatcatttttctatttgttttgagCCCAAGCTGATGATCTGTGAATGGATCCTGGTGGTTTGGACCCAGTGGACGGTCACTGCTGGGAACCATCACCCCCCAGCTGTTTCCATTCTCCACCTTTGTTCTCAAAGTGACTTCCTGTAGAAACTaagtcatttgttttgttggctTATCGCTCAGTTTATCATGATTCCACCgttttcttcagcacaaataTGACAAACGTTCAAATCagtgagtttcttttatttttcttctgtgatttgaaaatgtaaattgtttgtaAAGACCTGAACTGGACGTCGCCTTAAAAACAGCCTTAAAGAGTCTTAAACACAAAGTGAGGTCTAATGTGTATTA contains these protein-coding regions:
- the sptssa gene encoding serine palmitoyltransferase small subunit A; this encodes MTLGDCWKQLNWFYYQYLLVTALYMLEPWERTVFNSLLVSVAGMAVYTGYVFMPQHIMAILHYFEVVQ